The following nucleotide sequence is from Halapricum desulfuricans.
CCATTGGATGTGCCGGAACCGACGATCGTTCGGTCTGGCAACGAGAAGTCCGATTCGCGGCCGATCGTGAACAGCCGCTCTGTACGGGTGAGTTCCTCGGTCGCTGGACTCGACTTCTCTATCTCTTCGTATTCGACGGCTACCCCGCCTTGGCAGGGTTCGATGCGGACGGCCAGTAGCTGGTAGGAGGGGTGAAAGACTGGTGGGAGGATCCCGATGAGTCCGTCACGACGGTGTAACCGTTTGAGCCACGTGCCCGTGTTGACGACGATTCCCTCTTCGACTTCCGTTTGTTTCGGACGATGCGTGTGACCGTAACAGTAGACGACGGTATCGGGATCCTGCTTGAACACCTTCTCGGCGGCGTCCTCATAAGGTGCGATGGGATCAACCGAGAGGTCAGTCTCGAAGACGCCAAAGCGATTGATCGTCTTCCTGATGTCGCGTCGGATGAAGTACAGCGGGATCCCCACGAGTACTAACAGTCCGGCGACTGCGACGTTGATCGCGAGTAGAAACCACACTGCGGTCCCAGTCCGACCGAACTGTCTGAGGAATGCTGTGATCCAATCGAACGGAAGCGACCAAATTCCCGCGAGATCCAGCCCCGCCAGGACCGCGAGGACGACACTGACGTTGAACAACAGCAGAAACGGGACTAACGAATACCGCAATACTGGATTCATCTCCCGATAGAAGTATTTCGAGAAGAGCCACACCGGCATTCGCTCGGTCGGCGTAACTGCCTGCACATCTTTCAGCCAGTTGTATCGGCCGCGATCTGAGAGCTGGCCGGCGCGACTCGTCACGAGAGTGTTGTAATAATAACCGAGTGGCCGCGCGGATGGATTGCCGAAATCTTCGATGCGGTTGTTCGGATCCTGCTGGTGGCCATGTTCGAAGTAGATTATGTGCTCGCCGACCGACCGAGTCATCGAGAGGTCCTGAACGAGGGTCACGTTGTACGCGGCAAGCCGATCGCAATACTCGTCGTAGGCAGCCAGCTCGTGGTCGTGATTCCCTGGCAACAGTGTAATTGGCGTATTCTCTCCCGTTGCCCGAAGTTGGGCGAATAGCTCCGGATACGTCTCAACTAGCAAGTCGAACTTCTCGACACCCTCGGCTGTCGTGAGCTCCCACAATCCGAACGCATCGCCATTGATGATGAGTTCAGCCGACTCAGTTGTCGTCTCCAAGCGCCGTAGAAACGCAAGCAACTCATCACGAAACTCGATATCTCCTAGTTGCTCGTCGCCGCCGATATGGAGGTCGCTGATGACGTAATAGACTGTCTCCCCCTCGTCGGTATCCATCTACACGATCTTTTTCTGCCACGCTTATAGAGGTTTGTCGAGATGGATATTCATTTTGCTCCCAATCGTCATGGTCGCGACTCACACCCAAAACTTCGGTCCAATCAGATTCAACAGCGATATTCGGGATACGCCACTATTTTGTGGCCTCGTCGAAGCACCACGTGATCGTCCGCGAAAACTGTCGCTACGTACCGGGTGCTCACCGCGTGCCGTCCATCCGGCGGATCCACGCACTCGGGTCGTCGAGTTCGTCGTCGCTGGGCAGATTCTCGGGTCGCTCCCACACCCGTCCGGCGAACTCGATCCCGCGGGCGTCGACGACCGCGTCGAAGAAGTCTTTGCCGCGCTCGTACTGGCGACGCTTCATGCCCAGCCCGAGCGCGCGCCGGATCAGTTTCTGTATCGGCCCGCGACCCCGTCGGCGGCGCTCGATCTCCGCGCGGAGGTCCTGATACTCCTCGTCGAAGGCCCGGTCCATCAGCAACTCGGCGTAGCCCTCGACGGCGGTCATCGTCGTGTCCAGTTCGCCCAGCGTCACCCGGTCGATGTCGCCCTCCGCGAGCCGATCGACCGCCGCCTCCATCCGGGATTCGAGGTGGTCGGGCAGCCACGGGGCCGCGCCGAACTCCGCGGCGTGGGTCACCTCGTGGAAGGCGATCCAGCGGCGAAACCGGTCGCTGTCGGCCTCAAGCGAGTCGGCGACGCGCCGGACGTTCGGATAGACGAAATACAGGGCGTGATCGTCCGCGTCGTCGCCGTCGGCCAGCAACAGCGGGTCGTACTGCCCGAGGACGTTGCGCGCGAGAAACGAGAGCGCGACCGTCATCGAGCCGGTGTTGATCACGCGGGCCGCGGAGGGGAACATCCCGACGCGGTCTTCGAGCGGTGCCATCACCCGCCGGAACGTCTCGATGTTGTTGTCGATCCAGTGGTGGCGGTTGATGATCTCGATGGTGTCCGGGAGGTCGAACTCGAACCCGGAGACCTCACGGACGCGGTCGCGCGCGTCGCGCACGTCGGTCGCGTAGCCCTCGCGCTCGGCCGGGCCGACCTCGAGCGTGCCGGGATCGGTCCCGGCCTTCGAGGCCTCGGCGACGGCGTCCCAGTCGATCGGGCCCGTCCCCGAAGCCTCCGTGACGGCCCGGACGCTGCGATAAAGTCCCATACCCGCCGTACGGGACCGGCGAGTAAAGGACTTCGGCTCCTACTCGCGTCGCTTGCGGAGCACGGCGATAACGACGAGCACGAGCGCCAGCAGGGCGAGCGCCCACATCGACCGTGACGGGCCGTCGTCGGGTTCGCTCTCGTCGTCCGCCCGGTCGCTCGTGACGGAACTGAACGGCAGCGAGACGATGCCGTCCGCCGATCCCTCGATCGAGGCGTCGTCGAGGTGGATCTCGATGAATGTGAATTTAGCCATACATGATCGTTCGCAGACGGAGTACAAAACCGTTGCCCAGGCGTTCGAGAACGCTGACGACGATCACACTGGCTCGGTCGCCACGAGCCGTGACAGCTACGGCATCATTGAAAATATCTAATACGACAGCCGAGCGGTTCGGAAATGGTAAGTATCTCTCGGGGAAACGCCCGGTAGCGTGACATCGACAGCGCGGCGCGCGGGCGCGTTCGCCGTCGTCGGAGCCCTGTCGCTGGCGGTCCCAGTGCTCGAGCGCCTGTTCGATCGGCCGACGACGACCGTCGCCGCGGCCGTGCCGTTTCTGGCGATCACCGCCATCGCGCTGGCCGCGGCCGACGACGGCGTGCTCTTCGAGCTGTTCGCCCGACCCGGCGATCGACGAGACGGCAGACTGTATGGGCTGGCCGGCTTCGCGTTCGCTATCGCCGCGCTCTCCGTTCCTGCGACGTACTTCGGGATGGCGCTCCCGGCGTTCGTCACGAGCGTCGTCGTGCTCTCGGCCGGGAACCTCGCCGCCCACGCGGCCCGCGCCCGCAACGTCGAGCCGTTCGGTGCGATGGCCGCGTTCGTCACCGGCGGGACGCTGGCCGGCATCGGCGGCTATCTGGCCGCGGCCGCGATCCTCGAAACCGGGTTCGCGCTCCCCGAGGTGGTCTTTCTGGCCGCGACCGGCGCGCTGACCGGCGGGCTGGTTCGATCGGTGCTGTTCGAGCGCGACGAACCGATCGTCCTGCTCGTGATCGGGCTGTTGCTATGGCTCTTTTCTGACCTCGAGATCGCCGTTACAGCGACCGGTATCGCCGCCGCGCTCGCCGTCACCGTCGCGCTCGGGTACGTCTCGTATGCGCTCGATACGGCCTCGATCCCGGGCATGTTGACCGGCGTCCTCCTGAGTCTGCTAACGCTGGTCGTCGGCGACGTCGGCTGGTTCGCGATGTTGATTACCTTCTTCGGTCTCGGCGGTCTCTCCTCGAAGCTACGGTACGACCAGAAGGTCAAGCGTGGGATCGCCGAACCGAACGAGGGAGCCCGCGGCAGCGGCAACGTCCTCGCTAACTCGGTGGTGGCGCTGTTCGCAGTCATCGCTCACGCCGCCAGTCCGCAGATGGCGGCCGCCCCCGAGGACCTGTTCCTGTTCGTCTTCGCCGGAGCAGTCGCGGCGGCGATGAGCGACACGCTCTCCAGCGAGATCGGCGGACTGTACGACAACCCGCGGCTCATCACGACTCTCGAGGTCGTCGAGCCCGGCACCGACGGCGGCGTCACCTGGCAGGGGGAACTCGCCGGGCTGGTCGGAGCCGCGCTGATCGCCGGGATCGGTGCCGCGGCGTTCGATCTCGGCGGTCGCGGCGTCGGCGTCGTCGTCGCCGCCGGGCTGGTCGGGATGACCGTCGACAGCGTGCTTGGCGCGACTATCGAGGGGCGGCTGGTCGGCAATCAGGGCGTCAACTTCCTCGCGACGCTCGCGGCCGGACTGGCCGCAGGCGGGTTCGCGATCGCCTCCGGGGCCGTCACGCTGTGAGTACCGATGACAGTTCGAGAGATCCGGGCCGACGACCGCGACCGACTCCGGGAGATCCAGCGGGCCGTGCTGTCCGATCCCAGTCCGTCCGTGCTCGCGGCGGCGCTTGAGGGGCCGCTGTTCGGCCTCGTCGCCGAGGACTCGGGTGCTGTCGTCGGCTATCTGCTGGCCGTGATCGGCGAGACTCGCACGTACGTGCCGGAGCTGGCAGTCGCGGCCGATCGACAGCGCCGGGGTCACGGGTCCGCGTTGCTCGCGGCGGCGATCGATCGGCTCCGCGAACGCGGCGTCCGGACCGTGCGACTGACGACGCGCGCGGACGATCCGGCCGCACGAGCGTTCTACGAGCAGCATGGTTTCGAAGCGGTCGAGCGAGTGCCCGACCACTACGCCGACGCCGACGGCGTCGTCTACGAGCGTCGGATCGACGGCTAGCGAGTATCGGACGGTCCGATCGGGAGACGTCCCGGAACGGGTCGTGACCCGAGATCAGGAAACGACTCGGAGACGGACTGACGCGGGCTTTTTGACGAACTGTCCCTCTTCGGTCGCAATCACTTCCCCGACGCCGCGCTGGGCGGCCACGTCGAGCACGCGCTGGTCGACCGGACCGTCGACGACGACCGTCGCGGGCGTCGTCTCCGCGTCGACGATGGCATCGAACGCCGCTCCGGCATCGCGTTCGTCGAGCGGGTTCAAC
It contains:
- a CDS encoding GNAT family N-acetyltransferase, with product MTVREIRADDRDRLREIQRAVLSDPSPSVLAAALEGPLFGLVAEDSGAVVGYLLAVIGETRTYVPELAVAADRQRRGHGSALLAAAIDRLRERGVRTVRLTTRADDPAARAFYEQHGFEAVERVPDHYADADGVVYERRIDG
- a CDS encoding zinc-dependent metalloprotease, translated to MGLYRSVRAVTEASGTGPIDWDAVAEASKAGTDPGTLEVGPAEREGYATDVRDARDRVREVSGFEFDLPDTIEIINRHHWIDNNIETFRRVMAPLEDRVGMFPSAARVINTGSMTVALSFLARNVLGQYDPLLLADGDDADDHALYFVYPNVRRVADSLEADSDRFRRWIAFHEVTHAAEFGAAPWLPDHLESRMEAAVDRLAEGDIDRVTLGELDTTMTAVEGYAELLMDRAFDEEYQDLRAEIERRRRGRGPIQKLIRRALGLGMKRRQYERGKDFFDAVVDARGIEFAGRVWERPENLPSDDELDDPSAWIRRMDGTR
- a CDS encoding DUF92 domain-containing protein, whose translation is MTSTARRAGAFAVVGALSLAVPVLERLFDRPTTTVAAAVPFLAITAIALAAADDGVLFELFARPGDRRDGRLYGLAGFAFAIAALSVPATYFGMALPAFVTSVVVLSAGNLAAHAARARNVEPFGAMAAFVTGGTLAGIGGYLAAAAILETGFALPEVVFLAATGALTGGLVRSVLFERDEPIVLLVIGLLLWLFSDLEIAVTATGIAAALAVTVALGYVSYALDTASIPGMLTGVLLSLLTLVVGDVGWFAMLITFFGLGGLSSKLRYDQKVKRGIAEPNEGARGSGNVLANSVVALFAVIAHAASPQMAAAPEDLFLFVFAGAVAAAMSDTLSSEIGGLYDNPRLITTLEVVEPGTDGGVTWQGELAGLVGAALIAGIGAAAFDLGGRGVGVVVAAGLVGMTVDSVLGATIEGRLVGNQGVNFLATLAAGLAAGGFAIASGAVTL
- a CDS encoding metallophosphoesterase; translation: MDTDEGETVYYVISDLHIGGDEQLGDIEFRDELLAFLRRLETTTESAELIINGDAFGLWELTTAEGVEKFDLLVETYPELFAQLRATGENTPITLLPGNHDHELAAYDEYCDRLAAYNVTLVQDLSMTRSVGEHIIYFEHGHQQDPNNRIEDFGNPSARPLGYYYNTLVTSRAGQLSDRGRYNWLKDVQAVTPTERMPVWLFSKYFYREMNPVLRYSLVPFLLLFNVSVVLAVLAGLDLAGIWSLPFDWITAFLRQFGRTGTAVWFLLAINVAVAGLLVLVGIPLYFIRRDIRKTINRFGVFETDLSVDPIAPYEDAAEKVFKQDPDTVVYCYGHTHRPKQTEVEEGIVVNTGTWLKRLHRRDGLIGILPPVFHPSYQLLAVRIEPCQGGVAVEYEEIEKSSPATEELTRTERLFTIGRESDFSLPDRTIVGSGTSNGSDEESDENAGPSEKASRAG